The following nucleotide sequence is from Streptomyces sp. NBC_00239.
CGGGGATGATCGCGTTCTCCAGGCAGACGGCGCCGGTCGGGTTGCGTTCGTCGAACAGGCAGTTGTTGAGTGCTCCGAAGCGGATGGTGATCCGGGCTTTGCGCAGGAGGTCGTTTTCGACGCGGGCGTCTCCGTGGCGGGCCCGGGCGGTGGCTGTGATCTGCTCGAAGACGCCCTTGAGGCGTTCGGCTCCGGGGCCGAAGCCGATCTCCTGTCCTTGGGAGTGGGCCCCGTACAGGTCCTTGAGCCGGCGGAACCGGGCGGCGTGGACCGCGTCTTGAAGGTGCTTGGCCCAAGCGGAGTCGGGAGCTGCGTAGCCGCGGGTGGCGCGGTTGGCCAGGGCGCGGGTGGCGATGTGCTTGAGCTGCATGCCCAGCGCGATCTCGGAGCCGGCGAACTGGTCGGTGAGCATCGCCATCGTCCTGCGGAACATGTGGGGCCGGGCCTTGCCGTCGGGGATCGCAGCCAGCCCGGACCAGGTGAGGCCGGCGTTGACGAACCCGATGAACGAGTCGACCATGGCGCCGCCGTCGAGTTCTTCGTTGACAGCCTTGGGTGTCAGCGGGGCGAAGACCCGCACGGGGTGGGGGGAGACGGCCTCGGCGACCGCGATGGCCTCCGCGACCGGCTCGCTGATCCACCAGTGCTTGCGCGGTCGCCCGGGACGGCCCTTGACGAGGGTGGAGGCGACGGCGGGTGCGTTGTAGTGCTCGACGACGCTGCCCCGGACGATCTCTTGCAGTTCAGAACTTCGCATCATCGACAAGGCGGCCACCAGCACGAAGGCGGCATCGCGCAGGATCGTGGGCAGGCGGGACAGCTCGTAGAGGTCGAAACCGGGGTGCCAGGGGCCGCGGCTGCCGTCCGGGCGGGTGACCTGCGTCAGTTCCACGGGCAGGCCGTAGGCGTACCGGCCGTCGGCCACCGCCCGCTGGACCCTCTCTCTGCGCTGTCGGCCCGCCATGCAGTACGTCCCGAAGAACGAGCTGCTCTGCTTCTCCTTCACTCCCAGCAGCAGCGTCAGCATCACCCAGTAGACCTCCGGCTGCTGTCCTTCGGCCGTGTGCGGGTCGTGGTGGCAGGGCACCTTGTTCGCCGGGTCGGCCAGCCAGGCGTCCAGTTCCCCGTTCTTGTCGCGGACATCGGCCGAGAGCCTTGCGGCACGGCGCAGTTCCTTGAGCATGTCCAGTGCGCGGAAGATGTCCGGGGCGAAGACGTGGATGTACGTCCATGCGGCACGGACCAGCGCAAACCACATGTCGGGCGGAATCGCTTTCGTGGACAGGGTGCCATCGCGCACGTCTTTGGCCACCTGTCCCGGAGGTTTGCCCGGCCACGGGTTGACACCCGGCCAGCCGCAGCTGAGCGCCGGGGAGAGCGTCGCCATCCGCTGGACGAAGCTCACATGCCGTGTGAGCGTTCTCGGTTTCACTTCCCTCTTCAGTGCCTTGATGCGTCGGCGCAGATCGGACTCACTCCAGCGGGAGGGGTCCTCGGGAAGGCCGTCCTCGCGGGCCCAGGTGATCACACCGCGCAGGCAGCTGATCTCCAGATTGATGCTGCCGATGTCCCACGGGGTGAAGCCGAGGTGAAGCCCCGCCGCCTGGAGTGCCTCGTGGCCGGGGTTCGCCAGAATTATGATCATTTCGCGGGCGAGAAGATTCCAGGGCTCATCGGCCAGCACGCCGACCAGGCGCATCTTCCACCACGAGCGGTTGCGGTTGGCGGGCCGGCGCACGACACCGTTGAAGTCCATGAACTCGCTGTCGCCGAACAGCGGCATGCGGACCTGCGATCGGCGAGCCGCAGGCATCAGAGGGTGGCTCTGGACAACGGGTTCGTCCGGGCGGAACAGGGACCGGGGGCTCTCCCCGGAACTCGGGATGATCACGTGTCGAACTCCACATGTGCGGGCAGCGGGAGGTCGAGTGAGACCTCACCCGCGGTGATGTGCTTCCGGGCGAGGGCCTTCTCTTCCTCGGTGCGCTCGTCCATGGCAGCTCGGAGATTGGTGTAGGACTGGCCCCACAGCCGGGTGAACGTCTTCGGGTCAAGTCGCTGGCGCACCGTCTCCAGGTGCTCGGCGAACAGCATCAGCTGCGGCAGGTGGCTGGGCAGCAGCCACGCGTTGCGGCACTCCAGGCAGCGCAGCGGCGCCACGGCGCACAGCTCGCCCGGCGGGCTGAAGGGTGAATCCCACGGGTTCTTGCAGTGCGAGACGCCCATGTCGAGTTCGCCCTGGACAATGCCGTCCGCCTGCTCCCTGTCCAGCCCAAGTGCCTGCAGCCGTTCGCTGTCTTCGGTGATCTCGACTGCGTCGGACGAGATCAGGGTCGGCCCCTCCACCGCCTGCTGGAACCAGTGGTCCTGGGCTGTATTGATCACCTTGCCGGACAGGATCCGCAGCGTGGTGCCCTGGGCGTAGTGTCCGGCGAAGGTCTCCTCGAGGTGGTCGTCGGCGGCGACGCTGATCCGGCCGCCGGAGACGATGGCCTTCTCGACCTTGGTGGACTTCCGCAGCCGCCCGATATGGGCCTCACCGTCTACCGTGACGCCTGCCGTGTGAAGCCAATCGGTGAAACGTTGGCCCTGCATATTGGAATTCCAGCGGCCGAAGCGCAGGTCGTAATACACAAGTGAGGGACGGACGAACAGGGTGTCGCTCACCTCCGGGCACCGCTCCCGGACCTTCTCCGTGACCGCCAGCAGCCGGCGCACGATCGCGCTCACCTCCCGGCGCGGCCCGTCAAGCAACTCGCTCGCCGACACCTCACCTTGATCGGCGTTCCGGGGCTCGGAGGCGTCCCGGAAGGCGCGATGGCGTACCCGCGAAGCGCGGTCCTTGACCAGTGTCAGGCGTACGCCCTTGGGGAGGAACTCGATGTCCTGCGCGCCGAAGCCTGTGACCTCCTCCGAGGCGTGCCCGGTGGCGTCCACCAGCAGGACCCGGAAGGAGTGCAGATCCAGATTCGTAGGGTACAGGCGCGCGAGCAGCCGCAGAATCACATCCCGTCTGGCCCGACGCTTCGCTACCGTTCCGTCCGCTCTGAGCACCATCTCGCGCAACGCGTCGGGCCACTGCGCGGTGAGCGGGGGGAGCGCATCGCCGATCTGGCGTGGCTCGATCACTCCCCGCGACAGCCCCCACAACAGATCCGGCACATGGAGCCAGTCCCCTTCATCCGGATGCCGGCCCTGTGCCGCCAGAGACCAGCCATCGGCGAGCCGCTTCTCCAAGGCCTGCACCTCCTGCCACGCGGCCTTGACCAACGCCCGCTTGTCGGCCCGGCTGAACTCGTCCCGCTCCGAGCTATCACCCCACGGTGTCAAGCAACGGCCACGGGCGAACCTCGCGAGGGATTCGTCCAGCCCCCGCTCGGAATGGTCCTCCCGCCGCACGATCAGGACCCTCACGCACGACGCTGCCACCCCCGCCTGACGCGACCCTTCCTGGTAAGAGGCCGGCAGGGTGCGCTCCCACCGAGCCAGCAAAGGCAGCAGATCCGCCGACTCCAACGACAGGGATGCCGCCTCCTCGCACGCACCGTCCATCGCGGAGCACACCAGGTCGACCGCACGCACATAGTCGCGAGACGCTGAGGCCGACAGACCGGTGACCGCGACGTACTCGACCCATTCATCGGCGAGCTGAGCGGCCAGCCGTGAACACCGGTAATCTGCCGGATCGACATAGTGCAGGCGCTCGCGACCCTGCTCATTGACCGCCACCACACGAACGCCGAGGCGGCCGTCCCCGCCCGGAACCCCCAACGCCTGACGCAGAAACGCTGTCCACTCAGCCGACCTCCGCCACTTCACGCGCGCCATCAACCCACCCCCAACGGCGACTTCTCCAGACGGAAGGCCCTGGCGGCGATCTGCGCGTACGTGGCCTCCTCACCCCGGTCACCGACCCACCCGGCGAACGCCGCCTCGTACTCCTGCACCAGATCGTCGGTGTACTCCAGATACGCGTACGTCGTTTCCGGACTGGAATGACCAAGCCGCCGGCTCACGATCAACAACGGGTTGTAGCGGATATGCCCACTCAAATAGGAGCGGTGACGCCGACGCCGCGCAACCATGTCAGGCTCGGCCCCGTCCATCTGCTGCTCCAGATAGGTGAGCAGCTGCAGCGCGTACGTGTGACGCAGATCGTGCCAGCGCCATCTCTTCGCGGGCAGCTGCGGCGTCGTCTCATCAGCCAGCGCCACCATCCGGCGCCACGCCGCATGCCGGTACCGCTTCCAGGAATCTGCCCCCGGCATCAGCCCGCCCCGACACAGGAACACCGCCATCGCCTCCAGCCCGAACTCGCCCTCCCGGACCGTGATCCGGCGAAGGCGCGGCGGCATCGCCTGCATCGAGAACACCTGCGCCGTACCGTCGAGCGTGCCGTGGATCCGGCCTGTCTCCTCCTCCACGCGGGAGA
It contains:
- a CDS encoding integrase produces the protein MPAARRSQVRMPLFGDSEFMDFNGVVRRPANRNRSWWKMRLVGVLADEPWNLLAREMIIILANPGHEALQAAGLHLGFTPWDIGSINLEISCLRGVITWAREDGLPEDPSRWSESDLRRRIKALKREVKPRTLTRHVSFVQRMATLSPALSCGWPGVNPWPGKPPGQVAKDVRDGTLSTKAIPPDMWFALVRAAWTYIHVFAPDIFRALDMLKELRRAARLSADVRDKNGELDAWLADPANKVPCHHDPHTAEGQQPEVYWVMLTLLLGVKEKQSSSFFGTYCMAGRQRRERVQRAVADGRYAYGLPVELTQVTRPDGSRGPWHPGFDLYELSRLPTILRDAAFVLVAALSMMRSSELQEIVRGSVVEHYNAPAVASTLVKGRPGRPRKHWWISEPVAEAIAVAEAVSPHPVRVFAPLTPKAVNEELDGGAMVDSFIGFVNAGLTWSGLAAIPDGKARPHMFRRTMAMLTDQFAGSEIALGMQLKHIATRALANRATRGYAAPDSAWAKHLQDAVHAARFRRLKDLYGAHSQGQEIGFGPGAERLKGVFEQITATARARHGDARVENDLLRKARITIRFGALNNCLFDERNPTGAVCLENAIIPEGHIGPLEDLCRPDRCPNSMIGTEHAPFYDAHHRTQLELLKTPGLPACRKALIAREAERAESVLDKIRGTSA